TAAGCGGCGCCCAGCGCGGTCGTTTCCGTGACCCTGGGACGCACCACCGGCACACCGAGGAGGTCGGCCTGGAATTGCATGAGCATGTTATTGCACGCTGCGCCGCCGTCGGCCCTCACTTCCGCCACCGGGCAGGCTGCATCCTTCTGCATCGCCAGCAGCAATTCCGCGCTCTGGTAGGCAATCGCCTCCACCGCGGCGCGGGCGATGTGCCCACGGTTGGTGCCGCGCGTCATGCCCACCAGGGCGCCACGGGCGTACGGGTCCCAGTGCGGTGCGCCCAGTCCGGCAAAGGCGGGCACCAGGTAGACGCCGCCGCTGTCCGGCACACTGGCCGCCAGCGCTTCGACGTCCGCCGAGCGCTCGATGATGCCCAGCCCGTCACGCAGCCACTGCACTGTCGCGCCACCCATGAACACGCTACCCTCCAGCAGGTAGTCGGTGTGGCCATCCACGCGCCAGCCCACCGTTGAGAGCAGGCGGTTGGCCGACGAGGGCGCCTGGCTGCCCGCATGCATCAGCATAAAGCAGCCGGTGCCGTACGTATTCTTGACCATTCCCTTCTGGTGGCAGGCCTGGCCAAATGTGGCAGCCTGCTGGTCGCCTGCCATCCCGGCAATGGGGATGGGGTGGCCAAACAGGTCGGCGCGAGAATGGCCAATCAGCTCCGCGCTCGACACGAGCCGCGGCAGCACGGCCCGCGGAATGCCGAACAGTTCCAGCAAGGCGTCGTCCCAGCGCAGCTGGTGGATATCGAACAGCATGGTGCGGGCGGCATTGCTCACATCCGTCACGTGGCGGCCGCACAATTTAAAGGCGAGCCAGCTGTCGACGGTGCCGAAGGCCAGCTCTCCCTTGTCCGCGCGGTCGCGGGCGCCGGGAACATGGTCCAGGAGCCAAGCAAGTTTGGTGGCGGAAAAATACGCGTCCAGTTCCAGCCCGGTGCGCTGCTGGATCAGCGGGGCGTGGCCGGCCGCGCGCAAGCGGTCACAGGCGCCGGCCGTGCGCCGGTCCTGCCACACGATGGCGGGGG
This region of Massilia sp. PAMC28688 genomic DNA includes:
- the glpK gene encoding glycerol kinase GlpK is translated as MPQYILALDQGTTSSRAILFDRHGHPCASAQQEFPQHFPQPGWVEHDPADIWESQLAVARQVLREHGVSGPEIAAIGIANQRETTLLWDRATGQAVAPAIVWQDRRTAGACDRLRAAGHAPLIQQRTGLELDAYFSATKLAWLLDHVPGARDRADKGELAFGTVDSWLAFKLCGRHVTDVSNAARTMLFDIHQLRWDDALLELFGIPRAVLPRLVSSAELIGHSRADLFGHPIPIAGMAGDQQAATFGQACHQKGMVKNTYGTGCFMLMHAGSQAPSSANRLLSTVGWRVDGHTDYLLEGSVFMGGATVQWLRDGLGIIERSADVEALAASVPDSGGVYLVPAFAGLGAPHWDPYARGALVGMTRGTNRGHIARAAVEAIAYQSAELLLAMQKDAACPVAEVRADGGAACNNMLMQFQADLLGVPVVRPRVTETTALGAAYLAGLAVGFWESQAQIAAQWQAERQFEPMLSEDERQARMATWQHAVARSRGWSSDS